The genomic segment ACTTCTCATTACAGCTTGCTAGGCGCCTTGAAGCACTGGGGCCTGGACACCTCGAAAGTCAAAGTAGTGAACCTGCAACCAGCCGAAATCGCCGCCGCCTGGAAACGTGGCGACATTGATGGCGCGTTTGTCTGGTCGCCTGCCTTGGGGGAAATTCGCAAGACTGGCAAGACCTTGACTGATGCCGCACAGGTCGGCCAGTGGGGCGCGCCAACCTTTGAGGTGTGGGTAGCGCGCAAGGACTACGCCGAGAAACACCCGGAGGTGGTGGCCAAATTTGCCAAGGTGACACTGGACTCGTTCGCTGATTACGCCGCGCATAAAGAGAGCTGGACGGCTGAATCGGCGCCGGTGCAAAAAATCGCCAAATTGACCGGTGCCAATGCCGCCGATGTGCCTGAGTTACTGGCCGGTTCGGCATTCCCGGACGCCAAGGCACAACAGAGCAGCGCGCTGCTGGAGGGCGGCACGGCGAAGGCGATTGGTGAAACGGCGAAGTTTTTAAAGGAACAAGGCAAGGTTGAAACGGTGCTGCCGGACTATTCGCCGTATGTGAGTGCGAAGTTCGTCGCTCAATAACACGCAAACCCTGTGGCGAGGGAGCTTGCTCCCGCTGAAGGCCGAAGGACTTCCAAATCCGGCAACGCGGTGAAATCAGACACACCGCGTTACCGGTTCTGGGGCCGCTACGCAGCCCGACGGGAGCAAGCTCCCTCGCCACAAAAGCACATGCAGGCCAGCAGCGGGTCAGAGGGTCTTTTCGAAGATCTTCGAGTTACGCTGATAGTTGTACAGCGACGCCCGCGCCGAGGGCAGACGCTCGACGCTGCTCGGCTCGAAGCCGCGCTCGCGAAACCAGTGCGCGGTACGTGTCGTGAGTACGAACAGGGTTTTCAGCCCTTGAGCCCGGGCGCGGGTTTCGATGCGCTCCAGCAGTTCATCACCACGGCCGCCATGGCGGTACTCGGGGTTCACGGCCAGACAGGCCAGCTCACCCGCATCCGAATCGGCAATCTGATACAGCGCCGCACACGCGATGATCATCCCTTCGCGCTCCACCACGCTGAACTGCTCGATCTCGCGCTCCAGCACTTCACGCGAACGGCGCACCAGAATCCCCTGCTCTTCCAGCGGGCTGATCAGATCCAGCAAACCACCGACATCTTCAATGGCGGCTTCACGCACCACTTCGAATTGCTCTTGGGCCACCAGCGTGCCGCCACCGTCACGGGTGAACAGCTCGGTCAGCAGCGCGCCGTCTTCGGCGTAGCTGACGATATGACTGCGCGCCACGCCGCCACGGCACGCTTGGGCCGCAGCGTCCAACAGTTCGGCCTGGTAGTTGCTGCCCAAACGCTTCAAATGCGCGGGCACTTGCTGAGGACGCAACTCACGCACCAGACGACCATGCTCATCGATCAAGCCGAGGTCGGCACCAAACAACAGCAGCTTGTCCGCGCCTAAATCGATGGCGGCACGGGTGGCGACGTCTTCGCAGGCCAGATTGAATATTTCACCGGTCGGCGAGTAGCCCAGCGGCGATAGCAGCACGATGGAGCGTTCGTCCAGCAGGCGGTTGATGCCCTTGCGATCGACCCGGCGCACTTCGCCGGTATGGTGATAGTCGACACCTTCCAGCACGCCGATCGGCCGCGCTGTTACCAGGTTGCCGCTGGCCACCCGCAGGCGCGAGCCTTGCATCGGCGATGACGCCATATCCATGGATAGCCGTGCTTCGATGGCGATCCGCAACTGACCCACTGCATCAATCACACATTCCAGGGTCGCGGCATCGGTGATGCGCATCCCGTGATGGTAGTGCGGAGTCAGACCGCGAGCGGCGAGACGGGTTTCGATCTGGGGACGGGAGCCGTGAACCAGCACCAATCGCACGCCCAGGCTGTGCAGCAGTACCAGGTCGTGAACGATATTGCCGAAGTTCGGATGCT from the Pseudomonas sp. N3-W genome contains:
- the argA gene encoding amino-acid N-acetyltransferase, with the translated sequence MPEYVNWLRHASPYINAHRDCTFVVMLPGDGVEHPNFGNIVHDLVLLHSLGVRLVLVHGSRPQIETRLAARGLTPHYHHGMRITDAATLECVIDAVGQLRIAIEARLSMDMASSPMQGSRLRVASGNLVTARPIGVLEGVDYHHTGEVRRVDRKGINRLLDERSIVLLSPLGYSPTGEIFNLACEDVATRAAIDLGADKLLLFGADLGLIDEHGRLVRELRPQQVPAHLKRLGSNYQAELLDAAAQACRGGVARSHIVSYAEDGALLTELFTRDGGGTLVAQEQFEVVREAAIEDVGGLLDLISPLEEQGILVRRSREVLEREIEQFSVVEREGMIIACAALYQIADSDAGELACLAVNPEYRHGGRGDELLERIETRARAQGLKTLFVLTTRTAHWFRERGFEPSSVERLPSARASLYNYQRNSKIFEKTL
- the tauA gene encoding taurine ABC transporter substrate-binding protein, translated to MAKRALSSQIVTVCISVLISCGAQAANLTVGYQTGIDPSKVPQADGTYETVIGQKIDWRRFNSGPEVVTAIASGDVQIGNLGSSPLAAAASRNLPIVAFIVSAQINAAEALVVRNGSGIDKPQDLIGKTIATPFVSTSHYSLLGALKHWGLDTSKVKVVNLQPAEIAAAWKRGDIDGAFVWSPALGEIRKTGKTLTDAAQVGQWGAPTFEVWVARKDYAEKHPEVVAKFAKVTLDSFADYAAHKESWTAESAPVQKIAKLTGANAADVPELLAGSAFPDAKAQQSSALLEGGTAKAIGETAKFLKEQGKVETVLPDYSPYVSAKFVAQ